A genomic segment from Mastomys coucha isolate ucsf_1 unplaced genomic scaffold, UCSF_Mcou_1 pScaffold7, whole genome shotgun sequence encodes:
- the LOC116082128 gene encoding prolactin-2A1: MQLSITLPCCGALLLLLVSNLLLWESEAVLPICLVKNGRCFGSFEEMIERAVSLSEEISKKSFELFTKFDTEYAQSHHLIKKNLKKCHTSSLELPKPGSQAVQTHPVTLLKLASKLLRAWIVPLKHLVNNLPSLKDVSPAILSKAREIEAKSTGLLEGVKSILFQMQNEDTEDENYPGWPGLATLQSESEDIRLFAYYNMIRCEGRDIQKVETALKMVKCKISNGNNC, from the exons ATGCAGCTGTCTATAACTCTTCCATGTTGCG GGGCTCTGCTTCTGCTACTGGTATCCAACCTGCTTCTGTGGGAGAGTGAGGCCGTGTTGCCCATATGCTTAGTAAAGAATGGACGCTGCTTTGGTTCCTTTGAAGAAATGATTGAAAGAGCTGTCAGTTTGTCTGAAGAGATAAGTAAAAAATCTTTTGAACTCTTCACTAAATTT GATACTGAGTATGCTCAGAGCCACCATCTCATTAAAAAGAACCTCAAAAAATGTCACACATCTTCTCTCGAGCTTCCAAAACCTGGGAGTCAAGCCGTGCAGACACAT CCTGTAACCCTACTGAAATTAGCAAGCAAATTATTGAGAGCCTGGATAGTCCCTCTGAAACATCTAGTGAACAACCTGCCATCCTTGAAAGACGTCTCTCCTGCTATCCTCTCCAAAGCCAGAGAGATTGAGGCAAAGAGCACTGGACTCCTGGAGGGAGTTAAGAGCATTCTCTTCCAA ATGCAAAATGAAGATACAGAAGATGAGAACTACCCTGGATGGCCTGGACTGGCAACCTTGCAGTCAGAGAGTGAAGATATTCGCCTCTTTGCATATTATAACATGATCCGCTGTGAGGGCAGAGATATTCAAAAGGTTGAAACTGCTCTCAAGATGGTGAAATGCAAAATTTCAAATGGAAACAACTGCTAA